The window TTTCAAGGAGCCCAGATAAATTGGATCGATGATGGCGGGTTGTTTCTCTTTTCTAACCAGTCCGAATTCGGTTTTGGCTTCAAAAGATTCGAAACTAGTCCCGAAGATCGATTATTTCTGCTTGTTATTGTTCACATGGACAGTTCGAGGGTAGTCTGGATCGGAAATAGGGGTTCCCCGgttttaaattctgataaatttGTGTTTGATGCTAAGAGTGGTGTGTTCTTGCAAAGCGATGGAGGTGTGGTTTGGTCTGCAGATACTGGTGGCAAAAGAGTATCTGCAATAGAGTTGCAGGACTCGGGAAATTTGGTTTTGCATGGTGATGACGGTGGAGTAGTTTGGCAGAGTTTTAGCCATCCAACTGATACCCTGTTATGGAACCAGGAATTTTCAGAAGGAATGAAGCTGGTAAGCAATCCTAGCTCCAACAACTTGAGTTATATTCTTCAAATCAAGTCTGGCGACTTAGTTCTTTCAGCAGGTTACCGAACCCCACAGCCGTATTGGTCTATGGCGAAAGAAAGCCGTAAAACAATCAACAAAGACGGTGGTGTTGTCACTTCAGCTACTATCAGTGAAAATTCATGGGAGTTCTTTGATCGATCCACCAAAGCGTTGCTATGGCAATTTACTTTCTCAAGCACTATTGATTCAAATGCCACATGGATTGCAGTTTTAGGAAGTGATGGATTTATCTCTTTCTACAATCTTAGAGGGTCAATTGATCCTGCAGGAACAAAAATACCAAGCGATTTGTGCAGCACACCAGAACCTTGTGCTTCATACTTCGAGTGTTTTAGTAACAATAACTGCCAGTGCCCTTCAGGTCTCAGCTCGCGTCGTAATTGCAAGGCGGGGGTTGTCTCCTCATGTGATCCTTCAAGGGGGTCTACAGAGCTTGTAAATGCTGGGGACGGGCTCTATTATTTTGCGTTGGGATATATTCCACCTTCTTCAAAAACTGATTTGAACGGTTGCCAAACGTCTTGCCTTGGCAACTGTTCGTGTGTTGCTCTGTTCTTCCAAAACAGTACAAGAAATTGTTTTCTGTTTGACAAGTTAGGTAGCTTCCAAAATTCTGACAAGGGCTCTGGCTTTGTTTCTTATGTTAAAGTCTTGAGGGATGGAAGCAGTGGCACTAGGGGGAGCGGAAGCAGTGGTACTAGGGGGAGCAGCAAGAAGCGCTTCCCTTATGTTGTGATCATAGCCATCTCGACAGTACTTGCAATCATTTGTGGCTTACTTTATATGGGATGCCGATACTactggaagaagagaaaatcgGCAGAGTCTCCTAAGGAGACATCAGAAGAAGGAAATTTCTTTGAAAATTTGACTGGGAAGCCCATCCGTTTCAGTTACAAAGATCTTCAAACTGCAACTAATAACTTCTCGGTGAAGCTAGGGCAAGGAGGTTTTGGCTCGGTTTACCAAGGGATTCTCCCAGATGGGACTCGACTTGCTGTGAAGAAGTTGGAAGGCAGTGGTCAGGGACAGAAGGAGTTTCAAGCCGAAGTTACCATCATTGGCAGTATCCATCATCTGCACTTGGTTCGGCTCAGGGGCTTCTGCGCAGAAGGAAGCCATCGACTTCTTGCTTACGATTACATGGCAAATGGTTCTCTTGATAAATGGATTTTCAAAAAATACAACGAAGAATCCCTGTTGGAATGGGAGACAAGGTTCAATATAGCATTGTGTACGGCTAAAGGACTAGCTTATCTCCACGAAGATTGTGATTCAAAGATCGTTCACTGTGACATAAAACCTGAAAATGTTCTCCTAGACGATAATTACCTTGCCAAAGTCGCTGACTTTGGTTTGGCAAAGCTAATGACTAGGGGGCAGAGCCATGTTTTCACAACACTAAGAGGAACCCGGGGTTACCTTGCACCCGAGTGGATCAAGAACTCCCCCATATCAGAGAAGATCGATGTGTATAGCTATGGAATGCTGTTGCTAGAGATCATTGGTGGGAGAAAGAACTACGACCGGACAGAAACTTCTGAAAAGTCAAATTTTCCATCCTATGCCTTCAAGATGTTGGGAGAAGGAAAACTGAAGGATATTGTCGATACAAAGTTGGGGATAGATAAAGGTGACGAGAGGGTTGAGACAGCCATTATGGTTGCACTATGGTGCATACAGGAAGATATGTCTTTGAGGCCATC of the Pyrus communis chromosome 1, drPyrComm1.1, whole genome shotgun sequence genome contains:
- the LOC137719953 gene encoding G-type lectin S-receptor-like serine/threonine-protein kinase SD2-5 encodes the protein MGDWNFIHLNHFTGFIFLSVILLASETCLALVRSFGTINPPFQGAQINWIDDGGLFLFSNQSEFGFGFKRFETSPEDRLFLLVIVHMDSSRVVWIGNRGSPVLNSDKFVFDAKSGVFLQSDGGVVWSADTGGKRVSAIELQDSGNLVLHGDDGGVVWQSFSHPTDTLLWNQEFSEGMKLVSNPSSNNLSYILQIKSGDLVLSAGYRTPQPYWSMAKESRKTINKDGGVVTSATISENSWEFFDRSTKALLWQFTFSSTIDSNATWIAVLGSDGFISFYNLRGSIDPAGTKIPSDLCSTPEPCASYFECFSNNNCQCPSGLSSRRNCKAGVVSSCDPSRGSTELVNAGDGLYYFALGYIPPSSKTDLNGCQTSCLGNCSCVALFFQNSTRNCFLFDKLGSFQNSDKGSGFVSYVKVLRDGSSGTRGSGSSGTRGSSKKRFPYVVIIAISTVLAIICGLLYMGCRYYWKKRKSAESPKETSEEGNFFENLTGKPIRFSYKDLQTATNNFSVKLGQGGFGSVYQGILPDGTRLAVKKLEGSGQGQKEFQAEVTIIGSIHHLHLVRLRGFCAEGSHRLLAYDYMANGSLDKWIFKKYNEESLLEWETRFNIALCTAKGLAYLHEDCDSKIVHCDIKPENVLLDDNYLAKVADFGLAKLMTRGQSHVFTTLRGTRGYLAPEWIKNSPISEKIDVYSYGMLLLEIIGGRKNYDRTETSEKSNFPSYAFKMLGEGKLKDIVDTKLGIDKGDERVETAIMVALWCIQEDMSLRPSMTKVVQMLEGLLPVPQPPTSAARGSQLYTDVFKSDNNSAVCLSGPR